The segment GCCTTTGCGGTGGCTGCGCGTTGCGAGTGAACCAACGTAGCGCGTTCGTCACCGTCCGCGCGTTGTAAGATTCCGGAACCCGGAGGCTCAGCGGCCCCCCGTCCGGAAGGACGGATTTCGTGGCACAGGTCAGGACTCCGGGCCTGCCCCGGATCATGCCCGGGGCAGGCCCCAGCGCTTACGCCGGGGTGACGACGCCGAGGTCTTCCAGCGCCTCGGCCGGCGAGCGGTAGGGCGCCTCCGGACAGACCCCCGGGTCGAGGGTCTCCATCAGCTCCTCGGCTTCGCGGCGGTTGTGCGCGCGCAGCTCGGGCAGCTCCAGCGCCGTGCGTAGCAGGCGGCAGGCGCGGCGCGGGTTCTCCTGCGCCAGCTCCAGCCGCGCCCAGACAACCAGACCACGGGCCACCTCGGCCGCCTCCCCCACCCGCCACGCCGCCGCCAGACCCTGCCGCAGATGGCGCTCGGCCTCCACCCAGCGCCGCAGCTGCGCCGAGGCGAGGCCGAGGTTGAGGTGGCAGCTCGCCTCGAGCACCCGCTCGCGGGAACGCCGCCCGCCCTCCAGCGCCGCCGCGAACCGCCCCAGCGCCGCCTCGTACCTCCCGGAGGCCAGCGCCAGCTGCCCCAGGTTGTAGAGCAGGAAGGGCTCGATCTGCCCCAGGCCCAGGCGCCGCGCCAGGCGCAGCCCCTGGTTCAGCATGCGCTCCGCCTCGTCGCTCCGCCCCATCACGCGCAGGAGGTTGCCCAGATTGTTGTACGTCTTGGCCATGTCGGCCTCGTGACCGTGCGCTTCCTGGGTGGCCAGCGCCTCTAAGAAGAACCGGCGCGCGGCCTCGTGGTCGCCGGTGGAGAAAACCGCGATGGCCAGGTTCTGCAGCGCCGCCGTGCGCGCCCAGGGATCCGCGCTTTCCAGGGCGCACGCCGCCGCCCGGCGCCAGTGTTCGGCGGCGGACGTGAAGTCGCCGCGGCGGTAGGCCAGCATCCCCCGGTTCTGCTCGATGCGGGCGTCGAGGGCCGGATCCGGCCCCGCGGCGACGCCCTCCATCAGCCGCTCCGCAGTCTCGAGTTCGCCCAGGCGGATCCACAACCAGGCGGCGGCCAGGGCGAACGGGGCGCGCAACCCGCCGTCCTTCGCCCGCGCGAGCACGGCCTCGAACCAGCGACGCCCCTCCTCGAACCGCCCCTGACGGTCGAAGAAGCGGAGCAACGGCTCGGCGAGGGGGGCCAGGCGGTCGTGCCAGCCCCAGGCCGCCGCCCGCTCCCAGGCGGCACGCAGGTTGGCGTGGTCCCCGCGCATCAGCGCCAACGCGGGCTCGTCCCCGCGGTTGAGCTCCTGAACGTGGCGCGACAACCGCTCGAGGTAGTGGCGCGCGTGCGCCGAGCGCACCTCGGCCTCCTCCCCGGGCCGCTGCGCGAGCCTGCGCAGGGCCAGCTGCCGCAGCAGCGGATGCAGCCCCAGCCGTCCGTTGCGGGCCCAGACCAGGGCGCGGTCGCTGAGAACCGCCAGGGTGTCGGCGTCGGCACCCAGCACCGCCGCGGCGGCCTCGACGTCGAAGCCCCCTTCGAAGACCCCCAGCCCCGGAAAGACCCGCCGGGCGGCGGGGGGCAGCTGTTCGTAGGCTTCCTCAAGGAGGGCTTCGAGGTCGCCTTCGCCGTTGCGTGGGCGCGGCAGGTGCGGGGGCGAAAAGCGCCGGACCAGTTCCTCGGCCGGGAAGAGGTCGGCCCAGGACGCGGCCAGCTCGATGGCCAGGGGGTGCCCCTGCCAGACCCGGCAGAGCTCCTCGACGGCGGCCACGCCCTCCCCCAAAGCGGCCTGCACCCTGCGGGCGCGCTCGAGGAAGAGGGCGACCGCCGGCGACGGCTCCCCGGGGACCTCGGGGTCGATGCTCAATCCGTCGAGGTAGAGGCAGCGCTCCTCGGCCGCGCCCAGGCGCACCCGGCTGGTAGCGAGCAGGTGCAGGTTCGGACAGCGAACGACGAGGCGCGCCAGCTCGCCGGCCTGCGGGTGGAAGCGCTCGATACCGTCCAGTACGATGCAGACCGATCTTTGGTCGATGCGGGCCGCGAGGTCGTCCCAGCCCGGCCGGCGGGGGCCGGGGGCCAGCTGGAGGGCCTCGGCGATCCGCGCGGGCAGGTCGGCGTCGGCGTCGGCGTCGAGCCCCAGCCAGACCACCCCGTCGGCGAAGTAGCGCCTGCGGCAGAAGCGCTGCGCCGCCTCGATGGCCGTGCGGGTCTTGCCCACGCCCGCTAAACCGACGAGGGTGACCCAGCGCTGCCCCTCGCGCACCAGCAGCCGCTCGATCGTCTCGAGCTCTTCGCGCCGGCCCAGGTGGCGGGCCACCGGCCGGGGAACCCGGCAGGGTACGGGCTCGGTGCGCCCGTGGTCGCGCACGAAGTCGTCGAGCAGCGGACTGCCGCTCTTGCGCAGGAGCTCGACCGTGGTGGCCGGGTCGCTGAGCCCCCAGGCGCGCTCCAGACCGTAGGCGGCCTCGGCGTGCTCGCGGGCGCGGTCGAACGCTCCCCGGTGGAGCGCCTGGTGGCCTAGCTCCAGGTGGGCGCGTGCGACCCAGACGGCCACCCGCTCGCGCATCTGGTAGACCCACTCCTCGAGCTCGTGCCCCATGCACAGGTCCAGCCCCTCGGCGAAGGCGCCCCCGTACAGGCGCACCGCCCGTTCCCACGCGCCGCGGGCCACCGCGTCGATCAGCTCGTCCACGTCCGTGGCTAGCGGCGTGTACAACCGGCGACCGTGCGCGCGCACCGCACCCGGATGCGCCTTGTTCAGCTGGGTCAGCGCCACCGAGAGGCTGCCCAGCGGTCGCTTGGCCTCGGGCCAGAACAGCTCGGCGAGGAAGCGCCGCTCGCGCGAGCCCTCCAGGGCCAGGTAGGCGAGCAACAGCAGGGGTTTGGGGCGGGTGAAGCGGACCCCTTCGAGTTCAAGGCTGCCAAGCAGGCGTAGGCGCATCGCTGCGGGACCCCCGTTAAGACGTTGTTAAGGGCATTGTGGCTAAGGTCGTGGGCAAATGCAAGCTTATAAGCGTTCCTACACCTTGGGTCTATTGCTCCTCTTGGGGCTCGTCCTGGTCCTCGCGGCCTGCCAGAGCGCGGCGCCCCCTCAGTTCACGCTCGAGCTCGCCTTCTCGGGAAGCGGCGGCGGCAAGGTGCGGATCACCCCGCCGGCCGCCGAGTTCACGACGGGAACGACGCAGAGTTACCCGGCGGGTACCCAGGTCAGCCTGACCGCGACGCCCGCCGCCGGATCCACCTTCCTGGGCTGGAGCGGCGACTGCAGCGGCGGCGGGAGCTGCGTACTGAGCCTGGACGACGACAAGTTCGTGACCGCCTCGTTCAGCACCCAGGCCAGCGGCGCGCTCACGGTCTACGGTCCCGGCGACTTCAACGGCAACACCCTCACCGTCCAGCTCCCCGGCCTGCAACCCGCCGACTACGTGGCCCTGATCCCCGTCTACGCCGGCCAGGACAGCAGCGGCACCGACCCCGACGGCATCACGTACGCGATCGCCGCCCAAAACGTCGCGACCGCCTCCCTGGGCCCGGCGGCGGAGGCCGGCCCGGTCGGCCCCTACGTGCCCACGGACGCCCCGGCGCTGCAGGCGAGCCGCGACTTCGCCGCCCGGGCCCGCGACAGCGGCCTCGAGCCCCTGAACCGGCAGGTGGGGGCGCAGGGGTTCAGCGACAACTGCCCCGGCCCCTACCAAACGGGGACGACGCAGTGCGACTTCTGGGTCTTCACCGACATCGGCACCTCACCCCCCACCCAGACGCTGATCAACGCCACCGTGCAGTACGTGAGCGCCAGCGCCGTTTGGTTCGTCGAAGACGGGTTGACGGGGGACGACGTGCTCAGCGCCAACGAGCTCGCCGCGCTCGCGAACACCTTCGAAACCACCGTCTGGCCCACCATCGGCACCACCTTCGGCAACGCCGCCGACTTCGACGGCAACGGCAAGATCTTCATCGTCCTCAGCCCCAAGGTCGGCAACGCCGGCCTCTTCGGTTACGTCTATTCGGCCGACCTCTACGTCGACAGCGGCTCGGCGCCGCGCAGCAACGAAGGCGACATCTTTTACGCCACGACGCCCGGTCCGCCGATCAACCTCTACTCCTGGACGCGCGACGCCTTCCTGAACGTCGCCCTGCCGGGGACGATGGCGCACGAGCTGAAGCACCTCGTCGCCATGGGCTACCGGGTGGCCAACGGCTTCCCGCTGGAGGAGATCTGGATCGAGGAGCCCTCGGCGGAGGTCGCCAAGGAACTGAGCGGTTTCGGAACCGCCCAGGGGCGGATCCAGTCGCGCGCCAGCGACGCGCTGGCCGACCCCGAGGCGTTCCGCATCGTCCACGCGACCCGTCCGCCGGGCGCCGAGGGCCGCGCCATCTACGGCTTCAACTTCCTCTTGATGTGGCGCGCTCACGAAAAGGCCGGCGCCTCGCTGTGGAAGCCCTGGGTCCAGAGCGACCTCGTCGGCATCGCCAACTTCGAGGCGGCCACCGGACAGAGCTTCGCCGACGCCCTCGTCGACTGGGCGCTGACGTTGCTCTTCGACGACACCGCCCAGCTCGCCGGCTACGAGTACCAGAACTTAGCGCTGCGCGACGGCAGCTGGCAGACGCTCTACTACCAGCCGCTGGCCGCGGTGAGCAACCGCACCCTGCGCTCGATGGCCTTCTACGTCGGCCGCGGCACCGGCGCCGACGCCAGCGTCGCCCTGACCGTCAGCGACCCCTCGCGGATGCGGGTCGCGGTGGTGCGGTTCGCGGGCCCGCTCCCCTACTAGGAGGCGGTATGCTTCGCCGGATTCTGTGCGCGCTCGCCCTGGGGCTGCTGCCCGCGCTGGCCACGACCTACCGCTCCGTGAGCGTGGCCGACGCGGTGCAGGGCCGGGCGGAGGCCGGCTACGTCATGGTGTCCGGCCGCTTCCTGGCCTTCGGCAGCTACCAGGGGCTCGTTCGCGGCGTCATCGCGGGCGCCCGGTTCGCGCTCCCCGTCGAAGGGCAGGTGTTCGACTACTGGCCGCAGCCGGGCGCCTTCCTGGAGGTCTGGGGGGAGCTCGAGCGCGGCCCCGACGGCTGGAGGCTTCGTTTTCACAACGCCCGCCCGCCCGGCGCGGCCCGCGGGCCCCGGCCCGTGGGCCACCCCCGCCCCGGCGAGGTCCTGAGGGTGTGGTTGCGCGTGTATTCCACAGGGGGCGTCGCCGCCCGCACGGTCGGGCGGAGCGAGGACGGGCGGTCGTTCTATTTGCGCAACTACACCGGGGGCCCCGGGGTGCGCTGCCTCGTGGGCCGTCTGCTCGAGGCCGACGTCTTCGAGGTCGCGGAGAGGTGCTCGAACGATTGAGGAGGTCGAGAATGCGCGCGCTTCACCTACCGCAGCCCCTCCCGTGGCGCCGCCTCGGGCTGCTGCTCCTGCTGCTGGCCGTCGCCGGCTGCGGCGGCACCCGTCCCCCCGCCAACGTCATCGGCCGCCTGGGACCGGCCGGCGGCTGGCTCGAAGGCCCCGACGGGCTGGCGGTCTCGCTGGTGGCGGGGGCGGTCGAGGCGTCGGTCGCGGTCGTCCTCGAGCCCGCACCGCGGCCCGCCCTCCCCCTGCCCGCGGGGGTGCAACCCGCGGGCGACGCCTACCGCATCGCCGCCGACCGCTACCTCCCCGCGAGCGAACCCTTCGTGCTGGTCGTTCCCCTCCCCGAAGGCGTGGACCCCGACAGGCTGGCCCTCGCGGTCTACGACCCCGGCGGCACCCCCCACGTACCCGACCCCATGTGGTTCCGTATCCCGGGAACGCCGGCGACGGAGCTGGGCGCCTTCCTGGTCCAGCTCCCCTCGCTCCCGCAAGAGGGGCTGGTCTTCCTTCCGGTGCGCGACGACGCCGCCGACCGCCCTGCGGCCGCGGCCGGCGAGGTGCGCTCGAGCGGCGGCCTGGGGAGCGCCTGGCTGCCCCGGGGCAGGGCGATCGTCACCCCCAAGGGCGCCTTCTCCAGCGCCGCGGTCGCCGCCTTCGAGTCCGCGATGGACGCCGTCCTCGGCCTCTACCGCAACACCAAGCTGCGTCCGCCGCTGCTTCAGGTGGTGGGCGCGAAGCCGATCGTCCAGGGCCGCGGCACCCCCATTCGCATGGACTACAGCAACGCCAGCTACGGCTTCTACCTGATGCCGGCCGGTACCGGCGAGTGCGACCCCGGCACGCTGGGCTTCTACCAAACGGATACCCGGATCATGGTGGTCTGCGCCCCCGCCAACGGCGCCGTGACACCGGCGATGCGGCGCACCCTGGTCCACGAACTGTTCCACGCGGTGCAGCAGCGCTACGGCGGCAGCGCCGGCTGGTGGGCGGAAAGCACCGCGGCGCTCTCGGAAAACTCGATTCAGGACGCCGCCTTCCAACCGCAGCTGACGCCGGACTACTCGGCCCGCAGCGACTGGATTCCGCTCCCTTACTTCGGCCGCGGCGCCCACTACCGCAGCCAGGACTTCTGGTACCACGTGCTGCGGGAACGCGGGCTGGCCTTCGACGCGGCCATGGACGCCTACATGCACGAGCCCATGACGGTCGCGGGAACGAACGCCGCGCTGCAGGGGAAGCTGGCCGACGAGTACTGGCACTGGTTCAAGGACCAGACCTACGTCAAGGGCCCGGCGACCGCCCGGCCCGCGGCGGCCTGCCGGCCCGACCCCAACGCCGCGACCGGCGTGGTGCAGCTGATCGCGAACACCACCACCGAAGCCTTCGCGGACCACGGCCACAAGCGCTACGCCTTCTCGGGGGCCGTCTTCCGCTACAAGCTGCCGAATACCGAGCCCTTCCCCGTTAGGTGGCGGCTGTGGTTCACGGTCTCCGGCGACCCCCTCACCCCGAACGACCGCAGCGCCATCGACACCCGGTCCTGGAGCTGCAGCTGGCAGGCGGGCCCCGCGGAGGTCCGGGTGGCCCCCGGGCAGACCTTCGAAAGCGGCGCCCTGGCCGCCAACCTCGACCTAGGCGCGGCCAAGGACGACGAGGCGACGCTGGTGGGGGGCGGGAAACCGTTCCGGCTGCACGCCAAACCCCTGCGCGGGGAGGTGGTGCTCGAAGGACCACCGGGTGGGCTGAGCGCGGACGTGACCGAGCTCGGCAGCCTCGGTTCGACGAGCTACGCCCTGACCGAAACCTCGCCGGGAAGCGGCAACTACCGGATCAACCTGCCCGTGGGCCGCTACGACATCCGTACCAGCGCCCCCGGCGGCTACGCGGCCACCTACCGCAACGTGGTGGTCCAGGAAGGCGTCGCCGCGACCCCGACGCCCGACGGCGCGCCGGGGCGCGAGGTCGTCTTCCTGGGGCGGTCGTCGGGCGGCCCGCTGAACCTTTACCTCTGGGACCTCGACCAGGGAACGGTGCGCGCCCTGACCTCGTTTAACGACGACGCCTGGGCCGATCCCGCGGCGCAGGCCGTCTCCTTCGCAGCCGTACGCACCGCTGCGGGGGAGCTGGTGGCCGTGATGCTGCAAGACCCCGGCTCGAGCGGCTCCGAGACGCTCTACCGCCTCGGCCCCGCCGACGCCCAGGCGGTGACCGTGGCCAGCCTGCCCGGCAGCTACCAGCTCAGCTACGTCAACCTGAGCTTCCAGGACGGCGGCAGCCTGCCGGCGGCGCTGCGCTACTTCGAAGACACCCTCGGCACCCGGCAGCTGCAGATGATCGACCTGCAGACCGGTGAGGTCGTCTGGACCGCGGACGTGAGCGGCTACGCGACCCAGTGCGGCTGGCGCCCCGGCCGCAGCGTCTGGGCCGGCGGGTACCTGCTGGGTTGCGGGAACATGAACCCCGACGCCAGCTGGACGGCCCTGGTCGCGGCGGTGCCCTCGCCGCAGGGCGGATACCAGGGCACCATCGGACGCGACCCCGCCTTCATGCAGTTCGAAGGCCCCGCCGACTTCGGCGGCCTCGACTTCGGCGGCTCGATGCTCTTCGTGGAGCGCGCCCTCTACCCCGACTTCACCGAGGCCACCGGCTTCGTCGTCAACGCCGACACCACGAGCAGCACCTTCGTCGCGCTGCCGGGCGAAGCCCCCTACCGCTGCAGCCCCGCACCCGGGCGAATGCAGGTGGCCTGCCTGCGCGCCGGCGGCGTGGTCGTGCACACCGTCGACCCCGCCGGTACGGTCACCCGGACCGAGAGCTTCGCCCTGCCCGCGGGGTACGCCATCGAAACCGGCCAGCTGGACGCGATCGACTTCGTGGAGCCGCTCGAGCGCTGAGCAAGGAAACGCGAGCCGCGAGGCGCTCCCGGGCGCGCGGCCCCGCGGTGCCCACAAGAACCACCGCCTCGGAGTTCCGAGGCGGTTGGGGCGTTCGTTTCGGGGCTACCCTTCCTGGGGACCCTTCCACAGCAGCCGGCCGCAGCTGGGGCAGCGCACCACCTGCTGCCCCTGGTAGACGCGCTGGGCCACGTGGGTGGGCAGCTGCACGCTGCAGGCGCTGCAGCGGTAGACGCCCCCCTTGGCGTAGACGAGCGCCACCCCCACGCCCTTGCGGGCGCGGCGGATGGCCTGGTACTCGCGCAGCAGGTTCTTGGGAATGCTGGCCGCCATCTCCTCGCGCTTGGCGAACTTTTCCTGGTACTCGGCCTCGAGCTGGGCCACGCGCTCGGCGTTCTTGGCCTCGAGCGCGTCGAGCTCGGGCTTCATCTCGGCCATCTCGGCCTCGAGCGCCTGGATCTGCTCGGCCAGGTTCTCCATCTCCTCGAGGATGGGCATGGTCAGCTCGGTGAGCTCGTCGATGCGGGTCGAGAGTTGCTGGATGCGGTTTTCGAACTGGGTCTGCTCGCGCACGCTCGAGGACTGCATCTGCTCGTCCTCGGCCTGCTTGCGCTTGGCGGTGAGGTCTTTGATCTCCAGGTCGTTCTGCTTGTACTCGCGCTGCAGGGTCAGGTAGCGCTCCTTGAGCTGGCCCAGCCGTGCCGACAGCTCGGCCCACTTCTCGCGGGCCTCGATCAGCTCGGGCGGCAGCAACTCCTGCTGTTCCTTGATTTTATCAAGCTCTTGGTCGCGCTCCTGAAGGGTGTACAAGTCGGCAAGGGCACCCGCAATATTCACGTCCTCCATCATAACACCCTGACGCGCTCAGGCGTTTTGACGGTTCGAGCAGTCGTCCGCCAGCACGCAGGCGTCGCATTTCGGCTTGCGCGCGGTGCAGACGTAACGGCCGTGGAGGATGAGGGCGTGGTGCACGAAGACCCACTTTTCCCGGGGAAAGAGTTCCTCCAGCTCGGCCCCGATCTTCTCCGGGGTACCCGCCCGCGAAAGGCAGAGCCGGTGCGCCAGCCGCGCCAGGTGGGTGTCCACGGCGATGCCCGGCACCCCGAAGGCCGCCCCCAGCACCACGGTGGCCGTCTTCCAGCCCACCCCCGGCAGCGCCATCAGCGCCTGCTTGTCGCGCGGCACCTCGCCGCCGTGCTCGGCGACCAGCCGGCGCGCCAGCGCCACCAGGTTGCGCGCCTTGGTGCGGTACAGGCCGATGCGGCGGATGTAGGGCTCCACCTCCTCGGGGGTGGCCGCCGCCAGCGCCTCGGGGGTGGGGAAGCGCTCGAAGAGGGCGGGGGTGGCCTCGTTGACCGAGCGGTCGGTGGCTTGGGCGCTGAGCACGGTGGCCACGAGCAGCTGAAAGGGGTTGGCGTGGCGCAGCTCGGTGCGCGCCTGGGGGTAGGCGGCCTCCAGCTTCTGGAGGATGCGCAGGGCGCGCGCGCGTTTCTTGGTCTTGGACTCGCGCGGGCAGCGCAGCTTAGCGGGCGCCATGGGGCCGATTATACTGGCCGCATGCGGCGCCCCAAGCGCGGTCTGATCGTGCGCGAGCCCTACGCCGGCTGGATCGTGGACGGCGTGAAGACCTGGGAGATCCGCAAGCACCCCACCCGCGTCCGCGGCCCCATCGGCATCGTCAGCGGCGGCCGCCTCATCGGGCAGGTGGACGTGGCCGGGGTGGAGGGGCCCTTCAGCGCCGAAGAGCTGCGCGCCCACGAAGAACGCCACCGCGCCGGAGCCTTCCTGGAGGCCTACGCCCGGGGCGCGCCGCTGTGGGCCTGGGTGCTGGAAAACCCCCGGCGCTACTCCGTGCCGCTCCCCGTGCCGCCGCGCCGGGGGCGGATGCTTTGGGTTGACCTCGCCGAGGTTCCCTGGCCCGGCTCGGACCAGACCGAGCCGTAGCCGACGTAGACGATGCGGTCGGGCTCGAGCGCGGTGCGAACCTCCTCCCGGTGGCTGCTCACCACCAGGGTGATCCCCGCCTCGCGCGCGAGGCGGGCCAGCGCCCGGGCGAGGCGGCGCGCGTTCGGCCCGTCGAGGTGGGCCGCGAACTCGTCGATCAGCAGCAGGTCGGGCCGTCCGGCGAGGAGCAGCGCCAGCAGGAAGCGTTCACGCTGCCCGGTGGAGAGCTGGTCCGGTAGCGCGCGCCAGAGCACCGCGTCGGCCAGGCCCATCCGCCCCAGCAGCTCCGCCGCGGCCGGCACGTCCTGCAGCCGGCGCGCCACCCGCTCGAGCAGCACCTCGTCCCCCGCAACGGGCTCGGCGACGCCGGGCAGGTAGGCCTCGACCCGCCCCTCGGGCACGTCCACCCAGCCGGCGTCGGGCATCTCGTCCCAGAGGAGGCGCAGCAACGTCGTCTTCCCCGCCCCGCTGGCGCCCCAGAGCAGCTGCACCGTTCCCGGTTCGATGCGCAGCTTGACCCCGCGCAGCACCCGGCGCTCGATGCGGCGGCGGCGCACCCCGAAGGCCTCGAGCATCCCCCGCACCTCCGGCGCCAGCTCCTCCAGGTCCAGGTCGCTGGCGTAGGCCTTGTCCACCCCGTGGAAGACCACCGGGCCCGCGAGCCCGCGCACCCGCCCGTAGCTCGGCCGGTAGAGCCGCCCACGGTGCTCGACGGCGTAGGGGTCGGACTGCAAGAAGCGCCGCATCCGCCGCGCCGCCGCGTCGGTGAGGGGGTAGGCCAGCACCGGGCGGCCCGAGGCGGTGTCCCACAGGTAGCGGAAGCCGGCGTTTTCGAAGAAGGGGTGGTAGCGGGCCATCTGCGCCACCGTGCAGGCCAGCTCCTTGTCGCGCCGTCCGTCGGGAACGCCGCGCTCCACCGCCCACTCGAGCGCCAGCCGCACGATCCGCGCCCCCAGGCCGTCCGAGCGGTAGTCCGGATGCACCACGACGCGCGCGACGCGCGCGGCCGCCACCCGCACCCGGTCGATCGCCCGCTGCGCCGCCTCTTCCCAGGACCGCCCCTCGGGCAGCAGGTCCTTGACGTCGAAGGTGGGGTGGAACCAGTCTTCGGGAAAGACCTCCTCGCGGATCCGCCGCTCGATCCCCCCGGCGGTGCGCCGGTGCATGGCGGGCAGCGGCGGGTCGAGCCGCAGGTAGGCCACGATGGCGGGCTCGAAGGGCAGGCGCTCGACGAGCTCCATGACCAGGAAACGGCTCGCCGGGGTGGAGCCGCGGATGTCGAGCAGCCGCCCCTCGCCCTGCCGGCAGCGGGGCTTGGCGGCCGCCCGCACCCGGCGGCCGTCGGGGCAGCGCCACACCGCCACGGTCTCGTGGTCCGAGGCGTGGTGGTACTGCTCCAGCTCGGCGATGGCCTCGTAGTCGGGCTCGGACCGCGCCTCGCGCACGCGCAGGGCGTAGCCGTAGAGGGTGCGGGCGTAGACGCCGGAACGCGCGTGCTCGACCTCGCGCGCGAAGGGGGGCCAGTGCACCCGCCCCGCCCGCTCGAGCACGTAGTCGTTCGCGTCGAGCAGGTTGCCCGCGGCCCCGCCCCGGATCCGCAGCTGCACCTCCTCGCCCTCGCGCAGCCAGCGCGCCGCGTCGCCGCTCATCCGCAGCGTGGGGCCGCCGGCGAGGTCCACCTCGCCGAACCAGCGCCAGTAGACGCGCCGCGCCGCGATGCGGTAGTTCATGCGTCCAGCCTACCGCGCGGGGCGCCGGGGCAAGGCCGCGCCCTGGATCAGTAGGCTTTGGCGAAGAGGACCCGCTTGCCGTAGGCGCTGGGCTTGCCGCAGCGCACGCAGACCCCCTCCTCGTCGGGGAAGTCGAAGGGAATCAGGCGGGTGGTCGCCTTGGTCTCCTCCTGGATGGCCTTCTCGCAGGCGGCCTCGCCGCAGTGGAAGGCGGCGGCGAAGCCCTGCTCCACCTGCGCCTTGAAGGCGTCGTAGTCGTCCACCCGGCGCACCCCGGCCTCGCGGAAGGCGAGCGCGCGCTCGTAGAGGGCGCGGTGAAAGGCTTCGAGCCGCTCGGGCAGGAGCCCCGGCAGGTCGCGCAGGCCGATGAACTCCTTCTCGCCGCCCAGCCGGCTCTTGAGGACCGCGTGGCCGGCCTCCACGTCGCGGGGGCCGATCTCGATCCGCAACGGCACGCCCTTGAGCTCCCACTCGTTGAACTTGTAGCCGGGGCTGTACTGGTCGCGGTCGTCGGTGTGGACGCGCACCCCGGCGCGCCGGATCTCGCGGGCGAGCGCGCGGGCGGCCTCGAGCACCACCTCACGGGTGTTCTTGCGGTAGATGGGCACGATCACCACCTGAACGGGGGCCAGCTTGGGCGGCAGGATCAGCCCCTGGTCGTCGCCGTGGGCCATGATGATGGCCCCGATCATGCGGGTGGAAAGCCCCCAGGAGGTGGTCCAGACGTACTTCTCCTCCAGGTCCTGGTCCTGGAAGGTGATCTCGAAGGCGCGCGCGAAGTTCTGCCCCAGGAAGTGGCTGGTGCCGGCCTGGAGCGCCTTGCCGTCGCGCATCATCGCCTCGATGGTGGTGGTGTAGACGGCGCCGGCGAACTTCTCCTTCTCGGTCTTCATGCCCTCCCACACCGGGATGGCGGCGTAGTCGCGGGCCAGCTTGGCGTAGACCCCCAGCATCCGCCGCGTCTCCTCCTCGGCTTCCTCACGGGTGGCGTGGGCGGTGTGCCCCTCCTGCCAGAGGAACTCGGTCGTTCGCAGAAAGGGGCGGGGCCGCTTCTCCCAGCGCACCACGTTGGCCCACTGGTTCATGAGCACCGGCAGG is part of the Oceanithermus desulfurans genome and harbors:
- the proS gene encoding proline--tRNA ligase codes for the protein MAKEQGVTPQSQDFSEWYIDVIQKAELVDYGPVRGTMVMRPYGYALWENLQRELDRMIKETGHQNAYFPLFIPMSFLQKEAEHVEGFAPELAVVTHAGGEELEEPLAVRPTSETVIGYMWSKWIGSWRDLPVLMNQWANVVRWEKRPRPFLRTTEFLWQEGHTAHATREEAEEETRRMLGVYAKLARDYAAIPVWEGMKTEKEKFAGAVYTTTIEAMMRDGKALQAGTSHFLGQNFARAFEITFQDQDLEEKYVWTTSWGLSTRMIGAIIMAHGDDQGLILPPKLAPVQVVIVPIYRKNTREVVLEAARALAREIRRAGVRVHTDDRDQYSPGYKFNEWELKGVPLRIEIGPRDVEAGHAVLKSRLGGEKEFIGLRDLPGLLPERLEAFHRALYERALAFREAGVRRVDDYDAFKAQVEQGFAAAFHCGEAACEKAIQEETKATTRLIPFDFPDEEGVCVRCGKPSAYGKRVLFAKAY
- a CDS encoding GNAT family N-acetyltransferase; this encodes MNYRIAARRVYWRWFGEVDLAGGPTLRMSGDAARWLREGEEVQLRIRGGAAGNLLDANDYVLERAGRVHWPPFAREVEHARSGVYARTLYGYALRVREARSEPDYEAIAELEQYHHASDHETVAVWRCPDGRRVRAAAKPRCRQGEGRLLDIRGSTPASRFLVMELVERLPFEPAIVAYLRLDPPLPAMHRRTAGGIERRIREEVFPEDWFHPTFDVKDLLPEGRSWEEAAQRAIDRVRVAAARVARVVVHPDYRSDGLGARIVRLALEWAVERGVPDGRRDKELACTVAQMARYHPFFENAGFRYLWDTASGRPVLAYPLTDAAARRMRRFLQSDPYAVEHRGRLYRPSYGRVRGLAGPVVFHGVDKAYASDLDLEELAPEVRGMLEAFGVRRRRIERRVLRGVKLRIEPGTVQLLWGASGAGKTTLLRLLWDEMPDAGWVDVPEGRVEAYLPGVAEPVAGDEVLLERVARRLQDVPAAAELLGRMGLADAVLWRALPDQLSTGQRERFLLALLLAGRPDLLLIDEFAAHLDGPNARRLARALARLAREAGITLVVSSHREEVRTALEPDRIVYVGYGSVWSEPGQGTSARSTQSIRPRRGGTGSGTE
- a CDS encoding ASCH domain-containing protein; this translates as MRRPKRGLIVREPYAGWIVDGVKTWEIRKHPTRVRGPIGIVSGGRLIGQVDVAGVEGPFSAEELRAHEERHRAGAFLEAYARGAPLWAWVLENPRRYSVPLPVPPRRGRMLWVDLAEVPWPGSDQTEP
- the nth gene encoding endonuclease III → MAPAKLRCPRESKTKKRARALRILQKLEAAYPQARTELRHANPFQLLVATVLSAQATDRSVNEATPALFERFPTPEALAAATPEEVEPYIRRIGLYRTKARNLVALARRLVAEHGGEVPRDKQALMALPGVGWKTATVVLGAAFGVPGIAVDTHLARLAHRLCLSRAGTPEKIGAELEELFPREKWVFVHHALILHGRYVCTARKPKCDACVLADDCSNRQNA